A DNA window from Carassius gibelio isolate Cgi1373 ecotype wild population from Czech Republic chromosome A8, carGib1.2-hapl.c, whole genome shotgun sequence contains the following coding sequences:
- the LOC128018346 gene encoding ubiquitin-associated protein 2 isoform X1, protein MMTSVVTDAARGNRDRALPKTTHTSQSQKQIQATAEQIRLAQMIYDKNDADFEGKVQQLMEVTGKNQDECMVALHDCNGDVTRAINFLLEEVTVKDSWETVGKKKSVGKEGTAPESREKRGEREGRGRGGPNRRGRGASHSQEGRSEENGFDSAPGERGGDRGRRGRGRGVGSRGRGRGAGMSRLSQGTGRMFNPADCTGSVEAGEAGNETTEGAGAWKESLEDWAAEDWNEDLSETKVFTASYALGSKNHVQPGQGMDLGSLLPKVAEGDSELSGLEPSSPDTLTQSLVFTNSQQHATRTHTHSYASAAAGTYAHAASSMLGSRLPQNDVQKMEPISTPRTAPLSNQISGVLSNGTAFVESTAPVPLESTPVTLNEPKETPVTATYLDLKAQPDPSPILGRLTQHQNAALQSDLPAQARDPVPIPPYDEPSLTLKPHCEPVVTSTEPPQPRNIRPQRRRAPPPSKIPSSAVEMPGSADVSGLNVQFGALDFGSESTVENLNQSESSCQEPVAAPQTQSSLFPKPTAISESLGGLPPAVMESSYPSASLGLPSTTAPPVLAQSSASRVESSATTTLSNGFGEMRTSSVQEAAPSSTHQPISTEKSLSSSSSSTAAPALSTALPSLSSHVSSVNCPGSSAPTSSSLSTQMGSDVNVSLSTYSGAVSAVSSSMVNSNGLNTGTQSLTANGASAPSAVRSAPLQTNITPSSGKAPPNLAQGVPPLLASQYIMGPGGLLPAYPPIYGYEDLQMMQSRLPMDYYGMAFPGTALAGRDGGLANNPYSGEPTKFGSSDSNSPAPASSLSSVPPSQSQQSAGPPQNQGPQNPGQAQQGQTQAFLNPPLPPGYGYTSLPYYPGVPGVPSAFQYGPAVFMPPASTKQHSMGPSSQYQHQAGYGQHTYGQGFDEISQAHAGGDYGKGGYGGSSQAQAKAVNSSGKAPGLSGSASSELTGTMYNKTQSFDKQGFPTAAGPAFSLPSALGGTGPLNPTGAPGYAPAPFLHILPHQQPPSQLLHHHMAQDTQGQRSQANSMQKSQGKSTYSSSPYWAN, encoded by the exons ATGATGACTTCAGTGGTCACTGATGCTGCCAGGGGCAATCGGGACAGAGCCCTACCAAAAACCACACACACCTCACAGTCACAGAAACAGATACAG GCCACAGCCGAACAGATCCGACTTGCCCAGATGATTTACGACAAAAACGATGCAGATTTTGAGGGCAAAGTCCAGCAG CTCATGGAGGTTACAGGCAAAAATCAGGATGAGTGTATGGTGGCCCTTCACGACTGCAATGGGGACGTCACCAGGGCCATCAACTTCCTGCTGGAGGAGGTCACTGTCAAG GACTCATGGGAGACAGTTGGTAAGAAGAAAAGTGTTGGAAAGGAAGGGACTGCTCCAGAGAGcagggagaagagaggagagcGGGAAGGCCGAGGCCGTGGGGGTCCAAACAGACGAGGCCGAGGGGCCAGCCACAGCCAGGAag GGCGGTCGGAAGAGAACGGGTTTGATTCAGCTccaggagagagaggaggagaccGTGGAcgcagaggaagagggagag GTGTAGGAAGCCGAGGAAGAGGCAGAGGAGCTGGAATGAGCAGGCTCTCTCAGGGAACGGG AAGGATGTTTAACCCTGCTGACTGCACCGGCTCTGTTGAGGCAGGGGAGGCTGGAAATGAGACTACTGAAGGAGCAG GAGCCTGGAAGGAGAGTCTGGAAGATTGGGCGGCCGAAGACTGGAATGAAGAT CTTTCTGAGACCAAAGTGTTCACTGCTTCTTATGCGCTTGGCTCCAAGAACCACGTGCAGCCTGGACAGGG GATGGATCTGGGCTCTCTGTTGCCTAAGGTGGCTGAGGGTGACTCTGAGCTGTCTGGATTGGAGCCGTCATCCCCTGATACTCTCACCCAGAGCCTGGTGTTCACCAACTCTCAGCAGCACGCCacccggacacacacacacagctacgcTTCTGCTGCTGCTGGCACTTACGCCCATGCTGCATCG TCCATGCTGGGATCCAGGCTTCCCCAGAATGATGTACAGAAAATGGAGCCAATCAGCACTCCCCGAACTGCCCCTTTGTCCAATCAGATTTCAGGGGTCCTGAGCAATGGCACTGCATTTGTTGAATCCACTGCTCCAGTGCCTCTTGAATCTACACCTGTGACCCTGAATGAACCCAAGGAGACCCCTGTTACAGCAACTTATC TAGACCTGAAGGCCCAACCCGACCCATCCCCCATCCTTGGTCGTCTGACTCAGCATCAAAACGCAGCCCTCCAGTCGGACCTGCCGGCTCAGGCCCGAGACCCTGTTCCGATCCCCCCCTACGATGAGCCTTCTCTGACACTGAAACCCCACTGTGAGCCTGTCGTCACCTCGACAGAGCCGCCACAACCCAGAAACATCAGACCACAGAGACGGAGAGCACCACCTCCTTCTAAG atccCCTCTTCGGCAGTAGAGATGCCAGGCTCTGCTGACGTGTCCGGGCTGAACGTGCAGTTTGGTGCGCTGGATTTTGGATCCGAATCCACTGTGGAAAATCTCAACCAATCAGAGAGTAGCTGTCAGGAACCTGTGGCCGCTCCTCAAACCCAGAGCAGCCTGTTTCCCAAACCCACCGCCATCAG TGAGTCTTTAGGTGGCTTGCCTCCAGCAGTGATGGAGTCCAGTTACCCATCAGCCTCTCTTGGTTTACCGAGCACTACTGCCCCTCCTGTCTTGGCTCAATCCTCAGCTAGCAGAGTGGAGTCATCTGCCACCACCACTCTCAGT AATGGGTTCGGTGAAATGAGAACATCCAGCGTACAGGAAG ctgctcCATCCAGCACCCATCAGCCCATATCCACAGAGAAAAGCTTgtcatcttcctcctcttcaACAGCAGCGCCTGCCCTCAGCACAGCTCTTCCATCACTTAGCAG TCACGTGAGCAGCGTTAACTGTCCTGGATCTTCTGCGCCCACCAGCTCTTCCCTGAGT ACGCAGATGGGCTCTGACGTGAATGTGAGCCTGTCCACGTACTCTGGCGCTGTGTCGGCCGTGTCCAGTTCGATGGTCAACTCAAATGGCCTGAACACTGGAACCCAAAGCCTCACCGCTAACGGTGCATCCGCTCCCTCTGCTGTCCGTTCTGCACCACTGCAGACCAACATCACACCCTCCTCTG GTAAAGCTCCTCCTAACCTGGCTCAAGGAGTTCCTCCGCTGCTGGCCAGTCAGTATATCATGGGTCCTGGTGGCCTCCTTCCTGCTTACCCG CCAATCTATGGATATGAGGACCTACAGATGATGCAGTCCCGCCTGCCCATG GATTATTATGGCATGGCTTTCCCTGGTACAGCACTAGCTGGCAGAGATGGAGGATTAGCAAACAATCCCTATTCAG GAGAGCCTACCAAATTTGGCAGCAGCGACTCAAACTCCCCAGCCCCTGCCTCCAGTCTCTCTTCAGTGCCCCCCTCGCAGTCTCAACAGAGTGCTGGCCCCCCTCAAAATCAAGGGCCACAGAACCCAGGTCAAGCCCAGCAGGGTCAGACCCAGGCCTTCCTCAATCCCCCTCTGCCTCCAGGTTACGGCTACACCAGCCTGCCCTACTACCCCGGGGTGCCGGGAGTGCCCAGTGCCTTCCAGTACGGCCCCGCTGTCTTCATGCCTCCAGCATCCACAAAGCAGCACAGCATGGGCCCGTCCAGCCAGTACCAACACCAGGCCGGATACGGCCAGCACACGTATGGCCAAG GTTTTGATGAGATATCCCAGGCTCATGCTGGAGGAGATTATGGGAAAGGAGGATATGGAGGAAGCTCCCAGGCCCAGGCCAAAGCGGTCAACAGCTCTGGAAAAG CGCCAGGACTGTCTGGATCTGCGAGTTCAGAGCTCACTGGAACAATGTACAACAAGACACAG TCATTTGACAAGCAGGGTTTCCCCACAGCAGCCGGCCCTGCCTTCAGCCTGCCCTCAGCTCTGGGAGGAACCGGCCCGCTTAACCCCACAGGTGCCCCCGGATACGCCCCCGCACCCTTCCTTCACATCCTGCCCCATCAGCAGCCCCCCTCACAGTTACTGCACCACCACATGGCTCAAGACACGCAG GGCCAGCGCAGTCAGGCCAACAGCATGCAGAAGAGTCAGGGCAAGTCCACCTACAGCAGCTCTCCATACTGGGCTAACTGA
- the LOC128018346 gene encoding ubiquitin-associated protein 2 isoform X3 — protein MMTSVVTDAARGNRDRALPKTTHTSQSQKQIQATAEQIRLAQMIYDKNDADFEGKVQQLMEVTGKNQDECMVALHDCNGDVTRAINFLLEEVTVKDSWETVGKKKSVGKEGTAPESREKRGEREGRGRGGPNRRGRGASHSQEGRSEENGFDSAPGERGGDRGRRGRGRGVGSRGRGRGAGMSRLSQGTGRMFNPADCTGSVEAGEAGNETTEGAGAWKESLEDWAAEDWNEDLSETKVFTASYALGSKNHVQPGQGMDLGSLLPKVAEGDSELSGLEPSSPDTLTQSLVFTNSQQHATRTHTHSYASAAAGTYAHAASSMLGSRLPQNDVQKMEPISTPRTAPLSNQISGVLSNGTAFVESTAPVPLESTPVTLNEPKETPVTATYHLKAQPDPSPILGRLTQHQNAALQSDLPAQARDPVPIPPYDEPSLTLKPHCEPVVTSTEPPQPRNIRPQRRRAPPPSKIPSSAVEMPGSADVSGLNVQFGALDFGSESTVENLNQSESSCQEPVAAPQTQSSLFPKPTAISESLGGLPPAVMESSYPSASLGLPSTTAPPVLAQSSASRVESSATTTLSNGFGEMRTSSVQEAAPSSTHQPISTEKSLSSSSSSTAAPALSTALPSLSSHVSSVNCPGSSAPTSSSLSTQMGSDVNVSLSTYSGAVSAVSSSMVNSNGLNTGTQSLTANGASAPSAVRSAPLQTNITPSSGKAPPNLAQGVPPLLASQYIMGPGGLLPAYPPIYGYEDLQMMQSRLPMDYYGMAFPGTALAGRDGGLANNPYSGEPTKFGSSDSNSPAPASSLSSVPPSQSQQSAGPPQNQGPQNPGQAQQGQTQAFLNPPLPPGYGYTSLPYYPGVPGVPSAFQYGPAVFMPPASTKQHSMGPSSQYQHQAGYGQHTYGQGFDEISQAHAGGDYGKGGYGGSSQAQAKAVNSSGKAPGLSGSASSELTGTMYNKTQSFDKQGFPTAAGPAFSLPSALGGTGPLNPTGAPGYAPAPFLHILPHQQPPSQLLHHHMAQDTQGQRSQANSMQKSQGKSTYSSSPYWAN, from the exons ATGATGACTTCAGTGGTCACTGATGCTGCCAGGGGCAATCGGGACAGAGCCCTACCAAAAACCACACACACCTCACAGTCACAGAAACAGATACAG GCCACAGCCGAACAGATCCGACTTGCCCAGATGATTTACGACAAAAACGATGCAGATTTTGAGGGCAAAGTCCAGCAG CTCATGGAGGTTACAGGCAAAAATCAGGATGAGTGTATGGTGGCCCTTCACGACTGCAATGGGGACGTCACCAGGGCCATCAACTTCCTGCTGGAGGAGGTCACTGTCAAG GACTCATGGGAGACAGTTGGTAAGAAGAAAAGTGTTGGAAAGGAAGGGACTGCTCCAGAGAGcagggagaagagaggagagcGGGAAGGCCGAGGCCGTGGGGGTCCAAACAGACGAGGCCGAGGGGCCAGCCACAGCCAGGAag GGCGGTCGGAAGAGAACGGGTTTGATTCAGCTccaggagagagaggaggagaccGTGGAcgcagaggaagagggagag GTGTAGGAAGCCGAGGAAGAGGCAGAGGAGCTGGAATGAGCAGGCTCTCTCAGGGAACGGG AAGGATGTTTAACCCTGCTGACTGCACCGGCTCTGTTGAGGCAGGGGAGGCTGGAAATGAGACTACTGAAGGAGCAG GAGCCTGGAAGGAGAGTCTGGAAGATTGGGCGGCCGAAGACTGGAATGAAGAT CTTTCTGAGACCAAAGTGTTCACTGCTTCTTATGCGCTTGGCTCCAAGAACCACGTGCAGCCTGGACAGGG GATGGATCTGGGCTCTCTGTTGCCTAAGGTGGCTGAGGGTGACTCTGAGCTGTCTGGATTGGAGCCGTCATCCCCTGATACTCTCACCCAGAGCCTGGTGTTCACCAACTCTCAGCAGCACGCCacccggacacacacacacagctacgcTTCTGCTGCTGCTGGCACTTACGCCCATGCTGCATCG TCCATGCTGGGATCCAGGCTTCCCCAGAATGATGTACAGAAAATGGAGCCAATCAGCACTCCCCGAACTGCCCCTTTGTCCAATCAGATTTCAGGGGTCCTGAGCAATGGCACTGCATTTGTTGAATCCACTGCTCCAGTGCCTCTTGAATCTACACCTGTGACCCTGAATGAACCCAAGGAGACCCCTGTTACAGCAACTTATC ACCTGAAGGCCCAACCCGACCCATCCCCCATCCTTGGTCGTCTGACTCAGCATCAAAACGCAGCCCTCCAGTCGGACCTGCCGGCTCAGGCCCGAGACCCTGTTCCGATCCCCCCCTACGATGAGCCTTCTCTGACACTGAAACCCCACTGTGAGCCTGTCGTCACCTCGACAGAGCCGCCACAACCCAGAAACATCAGACCACAGAGACGGAGAGCACCACCTCCTTCTAAG atccCCTCTTCGGCAGTAGAGATGCCAGGCTCTGCTGACGTGTCCGGGCTGAACGTGCAGTTTGGTGCGCTGGATTTTGGATCCGAATCCACTGTGGAAAATCTCAACCAATCAGAGAGTAGCTGTCAGGAACCTGTGGCCGCTCCTCAAACCCAGAGCAGCCTGTTTCCCAAACCCACCGCCATCAG TGAGTCTTTAGGTGGCTTGCCTCCAGCAGTGATGGAGTCCAGTTACCCATCAGCCTCTCTTGGTTTACCGAGCACTACTGCCCCTCCTGTCTTGGCTCAATCCTCAGCTAGCAGAGTGGAGTCATCTGCCACCACCACTCTCAGT AATGGGTTCGGTGAAATGAGAACATCCAGCGTACAGGAAG ctgctcCATCCAGCACCCATCAGCCCATATCCACAGAGAAAAGCTTgtcatcttcctcctcttcaACAGCAGCGCCTGCCCTCAGCACAGCTCTTCCATCACTTAGCAG TCACGTGAGCAGCGTTAACTGTCCTGGATCTTCTGCGCCCACCAGCTCTTCCCTGAGT ACGCAGATGGGCTCTGACGTGAATGTGAGCCTGTCCACGTACTCTGGCGCTGTGTCGGCCGTGTCCAGTTCGATGGTCAACTCAAATGGCCTGAACACTGGAACCCAAAGCCTCACCGCTAACGGTGCATCCGCTCCCTCTGCTGTCCGTTCTGCACCACTGCAGACCAACATCACACCCTCCTCTG GTAAAGCTCCTCCTAACCTGGCTCAAGGAGTTCCTCCGCTGCTGGCCAGTCAGTATATCATGGGTCCTGGTGGCCTCCTTCCTGCTTACCCG CCAATCTATGGATATGAGGACCTACAGATGATGCAGTCCCGCCTGCCCATG GATTATTATGGCATGGCTTTCCCTGGTACAGCACTAGCTGGCAGAGATGGAGGATTAGCAAACAATCCCTATTCAG GAGAGCCTACCAAATTTGGCAGCAGCGACTCAAACTCCCCAGCCCCTGCCTCCAGTCTCTCTTCAGTGCCCCCCTCGCAGTCTCAACAGAGTGCTGGCCCCCCTCAAAATCAAGGGCCACAGAACCCAGGTCAAGCCCAGCAGGGTCAGACCCAGGCCTTCCTCAATCCCCCTCTGCCTCCAGGTTACGGCTACACCAGCCTGCCCTACTACCCCGGGGTGCCGGGAGTGCCCAGTGCCTTCCAGTACGGCCCCGCTGTCTTCATGCCTCCAGCATCCACAAAGCAGCACAGCATGGGCCCGTCCAGCCAGTACCAACACCAGGCCGGATACGGCCAGCACACGTATGGCCAAG GTTTTGATGAGATATCCCAGGCTCATGCTGGAGGAGATTATGGGAAAGGAGGATATGGAGGAAGCTCCCAGGCCCAGGCCAAAGCGGTCAACAGCTCTGGAAAAG CGCCAGGACTGTCTGGATCTGCGAGTTCAGAGCTCACTGGAACAATGTACAACAAGACACAG TCATTTGACAAGCAGGGTTTCCCCACAGCAGCCGGCCCTGCCTTCAGCCTGCCCTCAGCTCTGGGAGGAACCGGCCCGCTTAACCCCACAGGTGCCCCCGGATACGCCCCCGCACCCTTCCTTCACATCCTGCCCCATCAGCAGCCCCCCTCACAGTTACTGCACCACCACATGGCTCAAGACACGCAG GGCCAGCGCAGTCAGGCCAACAGCATGCAGAAGAGTCAGGGCAAGTCCACCTACAGCAGCTCTCCATACTGGGCTAACTGA
- the LOC128018346 gene encoding ubiquitin-associated protein 2 isoform X2, with protein MMTSVVTDAARGNRDRALPKTTHTSQSQKQIQATAEQIRLAQMIYDKNDADFEGKVQQLMEVTGKNQDECMVALHDCNGDVTRAINFLLEEVTVKDSWETVGKKKSVGKEGTAPESREKRGEREGRGRGGPNRRGRGASHSQEGRSEENGFDSAPGERGGDRGRRGRGRGVGSRGRGRGAGMSRLSQGTGMFNPADCTGSVEAGEAGNETTEGAGAWKESLEDWAAEDWNEDLSETKVFTASYALGSKNHVQPGQGMDLGSLLPKVAEGDSELSGLEPSSPDTLTQSLVFTNSQQHATRTHTHSYASAAAGTYAHAASSMLGSRLPQNDVQKMEPISTPRTAPLSNQISGVLSNGTAFVESTAPVPLESTPVTLNEPKETPVTATYLDLKAQPDPSPILGRLTQHQNAALQSDLPAQARDPVPIPPYDEPSLTLKPHCEPVVTSTEPPQPRNIRPQRRRAPPPSKIPSSAVEMPGSADVSGLNVQFGALDFGSESTVENLNQSESSCQEPVAAPQTQSSLFPKPTAISESLGGLPPAVMESSYPSASLGLPSTTAPPVLAQSSASRVESSATTTLSNGFGEMRTSSVQEAAPSSTHQPISTEKSLSSSSSSTAAPALSTALPSLSSHVSSVNCPGSSAPTSSSLSTQMGSDVNVSLSTYSGAVSAVSSSMVNSNGLNTGTQSLTANGASAPSAVRSAPLQTNITPSSGKAPPNLAQGVPPLLASQYIMGPGGLLPAYPPIYGYEDLQMMQSRLPMDYYGMAFPGTALAGRDGGLANNPYSGEPTKFGSSDSNSPAPASSLSSVPPSQSQQSAGPPQNQGPQNPGQAQQGQTQAFLNPPLPPGYGYTSLPYYPGVPGVPSAFQYGPAVFMPPASTKQHSMGPSSQYQHQAGYGQHTYGQGFDEISQAHAGGDYGKGGYGGSSQAQAKAVNSSGKAPGLSGSASSELTGTMYNKTQSFDKQGFPTAAGPAFSLPSALGGTGPLNPTGAPGYAPAPFLHILPHQQPPSQLLHHHMAQDTQGQRSQANSMQKSQGKSTYSSSPYWAN; from the exons ATGATGACTTCAGTGGTCACTGATGCTGCCAGGGGCAATCGGGACAGAGCCCTACCAAAAACCACACACACCTCACAGTCACAGAAACAGATACAG GCCACAGCCGAACAGATCCGACTTGCCCAGATGATTTACGACAAAAACGATGCAGATTTTGAGGGCAAAGTCCAGCAG CTCATGGAGGTTACAGGCAAAAATCAGGATGAGTGTATGGTGGCCCTTCACGACTGCAATGGGGACGTCACCAGGGCCATCAACTTCCTGCTGGAGGAGGTCACTGTCAAG GACTCATGGGAGACAGTTGGTAAGAAGAAAAGTGTTGGAAAGGAAGGGACTGCTCCAGAGAGcagggagaagagaggagagcGGGAAGGCCGAGGCCGTGGGGGTCCAAACAGACGAGGCCGAGGGGCCAGCCACAGCCAGGAag GGCGGTCGGAAGAGAACGGGTTTGATTCAGCTccaggagagagaggaggagaccGTGGAcgcagaggaagagggagag GTGTAGGAAGCCGAGGAAGAGGCAGAGGAGCTGGAATGAGCAGGCTCTCTCAGGGAACGGG GATGTTTAACCCTGCTGACTGCACCGGCTCTGTTGAGGCAGGGGAGGCTGGAAATGAGACTACTGAAGGAGCAG GAGCCTGGAAGGAGAGTCTGGAAGATTGGGCGGCCGAAGACTGGAATGAAGAT CTTTCTGAGACCAAAGTGTTCACTGCTTCTTATGCGCTTGGCTCCAAGAACCACGTGCAGCCTGGACAGGG GATGGATCTGGGCTCTCTGTTGCCTAAGGTGGCTGAGGGTGACTCTGAGCTGTCTGGATTGGAGCCGTCATCCCCTGATACTCTCACCCAGAGCCTGGTGTTCACCAACTCTCAGCAGCACGCCacccggacacacacacacagctacgcTTCTGCTGCTGCTGGCACTTACGCCCATGCTGCATCG TCCATGCTGGGATCCAGGCTTCCCCAGAATGATGTACAGAAAATGGAGCCAATCAGCACTCCCCGAACTGCCCCTTTGTCCAATCAGATTTCAGGGGTCCTGAGCAATGGCACTGCATTTGTTGAATCCACTGCTCCAGTGCCTCTTGAATCTACACCTGTGACCCTGAATGAACCCAAGGAGACCCCTGTTACAGCAACTTATC TAGACCTGAAGGCCCAACCCGACCCATCCCCCATCCTTGGTCGTCTGACTCAGCATCAAAACGCAGCCCTCCAGTCGGACCTGCCGGCTCAGGCCCGAGACCCTGTTCCGATCCCCCCCTACGATGAGCCTTCTCTGACACTGAAACCCCACTGTGAGCCTGTCGTCACCTCGACAGAGCCGCCACAACCCAGAAACATCAGACCACAGAGACGGAGAGCACCACCTCCTTCTAAG atccCCTCTTCGGCAGTAGAGATGCCAGGCTCTGCTGACGTGTCCGGGCTGAACGTGCAGTTTGGTGCGCTGGATTTTGGATCCGAATCCACTGTGGAAAATCTCAACCAATCAGAGAGTAGCTGTCAGGAACCTGTGGCCGCTCCTCAAACCCAGAGCAGCCTGTTTCCCAAACCCACCGCCATCAG TGAGTCTTTAGGTGGCTTGCCTCCAGCAGTGATGGAGTCCAGTTACCCATCAGCCTCTCTTGGTTTACCGAGCACTACTGCCCCTCCTGTCTTGGCTCAATCCTCAGCTAGCAGAGTGGAGTCATCTGCCACCACCACTCTCAGT AATGGGTTCGGTGAAATGAGAACATCCAGCGTACAGGAAG ctgctcCATCCAGCACCCATCAGCCCATATCCACAGAGAAAAGCTTgtcatcttcctcctcttcaACAGCAGCGCCTGCCCTCAGCACAGCTCTTCCATCACTTAGCAG TCACGTGAGCAGCGTTAACTGTCCTGGATCTTCTGCGCCCACCAGCTCTTCCCTGAGT ACGCAGATGGGCTCTGACGTGAATGTGAGCCTGTCCACGTACTCTGGCGCTGTGTCGGCCGTGTCCAGTTCGATGGTCAACTCAAATGGCCTGAACACTGGAACCCAAAGCCTCACCGCTAACGGTGCATCCGCTCCCTCTGCTGTCCGTTCTGCACCACTGCAGACCAACATCACACCCTCCTCTG GTAAAGCTCCTCCTAACCTGGCTCAAGGAGTTCCTCCGCTGCTGGCCAGTCAGTATATCATGGGTCCTGGTGGCCTCCTTCCTGCTTACCCG CCAATCTATGGATATGAGGACCTACAGATGATGCAGTCCCGCCTGCCCATG GATTATTATGGCATGGCTTTCCCTGGTACAGCACTAGCTGGCAGAGATGGAGGATTAGCAAACAATCCCTATTCAG GAGAGCCTACCAAATTTGGCAGCAGCGACTCAAACTCCCCAGCCCCTGCCTCCAGTCTCTCTTCAGTGCCCCCCTCGCAGTCTCAACAGAGTGCTGGCCCCCCTCAAAATCAAGGGCCACAGAACCCAGGTCAAGCCCAGCAGGGTCAGACCCAGGCCTTCCTCAATCCCCCTCTGCCTCCAGGTTACGGCTACACCAGCCTGCCCTACTACCCCGGGGTGCCGGGAGTGCCCAGTGCCTTCCAGTACGGCCCCGCTGTCTTCATGCCTCCAGCATCCACAAAGCAGCACAGCATGGGCCCGTCCAGCCAGTACCAACACCAGGCCGGATACGGCCAGCACACGTATGGCCAAG GTTTTGATGAGATATCCCAGGCTCATGCTGGAGGAGATTATGGGAAAGGAGGATATGGAGGAAGCTCCCAGGCCCAGGCCAAAGCGGTCAACAGCTCTGGAAAAG CGCCAGGACTGTCTGGATCTGCGAGTTCAGAGCTCACTGGAACAATGTACAACAAGACACAG TCATTTGACAAGCAGGGTTTCCCCACAGCAGCCGGCCCTGCCTTCAGCCTGCCCTCAGCTCTGGGAGGAACCGGCCCGCTTAACCCCACAGGTGCCCCCGGATACGCCCCCGCACCCTTCCTTCACATCCTGCCCCATCAGCAGCCCCCCTCACAGTTACTGCACCACCACATGGCTCAAGACACGCAG GGCCAGCGCAGTCAGGCCAACAGCATGCAGAAGAGTCAGGGCAAGTCCACCTACAGCAGCTCTCCATACTGGGCTAACTGA